In Arthrobacter sp. SLBN-112, a genomic segment contains:
- a CDS encoding prephenate dehydrogenase, which produces MSAFKSHGRGHLDGPVVVIGAGLLGASIGLGLRGRGVPVFLSDPSPTNQAVAVDIGAGRPLSELGSGKAQLVVVAAPPDVTADVVYRALSDYPDAVVVDIASVKADILARLRSLGADLSRYVGTHPMAGREKSGPVAARGELFTSMPWVLCPSEETSGHALQVARSLASDLGAVVSQFTADEHDEAVALVSHLPQVMSSLLASRLQGTPLHALSLAGNGLRDVTRIAASDPTLWVQILGGNAAKVVEILYGVREDLNRLIGTLEQPSAPGARLDLAQLISEGNAGQARIPGKHGGPPQAYSWLTVLVDDKPGQIAQLLTEIGEIGVNVEDLRLDHSSGQNVGMVELSVLPNKHDHLIEALNDRGWRVLQ; this is translated from the coding sequence ATGTCCGCGTTCAAAAGCCACGGCCGCGGCCACCTGGACGGGCCTGTGGTGGTCATCGGCGCCGGACTGCTGGGCGCAAGCATCGGGCTGGGCCTGCGGGGGCGCGGCGTACCGGTGTTCCTGTCCGATCCCTCACCCACCAACCAGGCGGTGGCGGTGGACATCGGGGCCGGCCGCCCGCTGTCGGAGCTCGGCAGTGGCAAAGCCCAACTCGTGGTGGTTGCCGCTCCGCCCGACGTTACCGCCGACGTCGTGTACCGGGCGCTCTCTGACTACCCTGACGCCGTCGTGGTGGACATCGCCAGCGTCAAGGCGGACATCCTTGCCCGGCTCCGGAGCCTTGGCGCCGATCTGTCCCGGTACGTGGGCACACACCCCATGGCCGGCCGGGAAAAGTCCGGTCCGGTAGCTGCCCGCGGCGAGTTGTTCACCTCCATGCCCTGGGTGTTGTGCCCGTCAGAGGAGACGTCAGGCCATGCCCTGCAGGTGGCCCGTTCGCTTGCTTCAGACTTGGGAGCTGTCGTCTCGCAGTTCACGGCGGATGAGCACGATGAAGCAGTCGCCTTGGTGTCGCACCTGCCGCAGGTCATGTCCTCCCTGCTGGCCAGCCGCCTGCAGGGGACTCCGCTGCATGCACTCTCGCTTGCGGGTAACGGCCTGCGCGACGTCACCAGGATCGCCGCCAGTGATCCCACCCTGTGGGTCCAGATCCTGGGCGGCAACGCGGCCAAAGTCGTGGAGATCCTTTACGGTGTCCGCGAGGACCTGAACAGGCTCATCGGAACCCTGGAGCAGCCCAGTGCGCCAGGCGCCCGCCTGGACCTGGCCCAGCTCATCAGTGAGGGCAATGCCGGCCAGGCCCGGATTCCTGGCAAGCACGGCGGGCCGCCGCAGGCGTATTCCTGGCTGACCGTCCTGGTGGATGACAAGCCGGGCCAGATCGCGCAGCTGCTCACCGAGATCGGTGAAATCGGCGTGAATGTTGAAGATCTCCGGCTGGATCATTCATCCGGACAAAACGTTGGCATGGTGGAATTGTCTGTGTTGCCGAACAAGCACGACCACCTGATCGAAGCCCTCAACGACCGCGGATGGCGGGTACTTCAGTAA
- the cmk gene encoding (d)CMP kinase: MTQELLESMRALRIGRPLVVAIDGPSGSGKSSVSKEVARRLRLAYLDTGAMYRALTWYCLSQGIDLEDTPAVEQASRDFALELSTSPQEEYVRVGGVDVTDAIREPAISSAVSAVATTLGARTELIRRQRDLIEKHHRRMVVEGRDITTVVAPGAEVRMLLTASAEARLRRRGIQLGGTQNAEQLAAQVTHRDAKDSTVVNFTQAADGVVTLDSSELDFEQTVSAALVIVTKVLNRD, encoded by the coding sequence ATGACACAGGAACTTCTGGAATCCATGCGCGCGCTGCGCATCGGCCGGCCCCTGGTGGTCGCCATTGACGGACCGTCCGGCTCCGGCAAATCCAGCGTGAGCAAGGAAGTCGCCCGCCGCCTCCGGCTTGCCTACCTGGACACGGGGGCCATGTACCGTGCCCTGACCTGGTACTGCCTGAGCCAGGGGATCGACCTGGAGGACACCCCGGCCGTGGAGCAGGCGTCCCGGGACTTTGCGCTGGAACTGAGCACCAGTCCGCAGGAAGAATACGTGCGGGTTGGCGGCGTGGATGTCACTGACGCCATCCGTGAGCCTGCGATTTCCTCAGCGGTCAGCGCCGTTGCCACCACGCTGGGCGCCCGGACCGAACTGATCCGCCGGCAGCGGGACCTGATCGAAAAGCACCACCGCCGCATGGTGGTGGAGGGCAGGGACATCACCACCGTCGTCGCGCCCGGCGCGGAAGTGCGCATGCTCCTCACGGCCAGCGCGGAAGCCCGGCTGCGCCGGCGCGGCATCCAACTGGGCGGCACGCAGAACGCCGAACAGCTGGCCGCCCAGGTGACGCACCGGGACGCCAAGGACTCAACCGTCGTCAATTTCACGCAGGCGGCGGATGGCGTGGTCACCCTGGACTCCTCGGAACTGGATTTTGAGCAGACCGTGAGCGCCGCGCTTGTGATCGTGACCAAGGTGCTCAACCGTGACTGA
- a CDS encoding ParA family protein produces MQVVSISSLKGGVGKTSVTTGLASAALAAGVRTLVVDLDPHADATTALGVQPADQLDIGRMLKSPRRAKLAENVVRSSWADRTPANGSGPAVLDVAVGSAYSGIYDRPDLGRRDLRRLSAVLAGAEDYQLVLIDCPPSLNGLTRIAWAASDKVALVAEPGLFSVAGTERTMRAIQLFRQEFAPNLSPAGIVANRVRTGSSEHTYRLAEMESMFGELLLSPRIPEQANWQQIQGAAHPVHHWPGDSAKYAAGLFDDLLANLMAAGSSLRSRTR; encoded by the coding sequence GTGCAAGTAGTCAGCATCAGCAGCCTTAAGGGTGGAGTCGGCAAGACTTCCGTCACCACAGGATTGGCGTCTGCGGCGCTTGCCGCCGGAGTGCGCACGCTGGTGGTGGACCTGGATCCGCACGCCGACGCCACCACCGCTTTGGGTGTCCAGCCCGCAGACCAGCTTGATATCGGCCGGATGCTGAAGAGCCCCCGCCGGGCGAAACTGGCCGAGAATGTGGTGCGAAGCAGTTGGGCGGACCGTACGCCCGCCAATGGTTCCGGGCCCGCTGTCCTGGACGTCGCCGTCGGCTCCGCCTACAGCGGTATCTACGACCGACCGGACCTTGGCCGCCGCGACCTCCGCAGGCTTTCCGCTGTACTCGCCGGCGCCGAGGACTACCAGCTGGTCCTGATCGATTGCCCACCGTCCCTCAACGGCCTGACACGGATCGCGTGGGCAGCCAGCGACAAGGTTGCCCTCGTCGCCGAGCCGGGCCTGTTCTCGGTGGCCGGCACCGAGCGCACCATGCGGGCCATCCAGCTGTTCCGGCAGGAGTTCGCACCCAACCTTTCGCCTGCAGGCATCGTGGCCAACCGGGTCCGCACGGGCTCCTCCGAGCACACTTACCGGCTGGCGGAGATGGAGTCCATGTTCGGTGAGCTCCTGCTGAGCCCGCGGATCCCGGAACAGGCCAACTGGCAGCAGATCCAGGGCGCGGCCCACCCCGTCCACCACTGGCCCGGTGATTCGGCCAAGTACGCAGCCGGGTTGTTTGACGACCTCCTGGCCAACCTTATGGCCGCCGGCAGCAGCCTGCGCAGCCGCACCCGCTAG
- a CDS encoding SMC-Scp complex subunit ScpB, translated as MEPAEDLEDGHGAAGLPGGAKAALEAVLMVLDEPATEEELAAGIGLTVTTVRSLLAELQREYDGYTVNAPDMENASAAGLGSSPRGFELRNIAGGWRIYSRAEFADIVGKYVLEGQTTRLTQAALETLAVIAYRQPVSRARVSAIRGVNVDSVVRTLAQRGLIEDAGTDPESGAILYRTTSYFLERMGIGSVGELPQLSPHLPGLDGIAEFYDADRM; from the coding sequence ATGGAGCCAGCGGAGGACCTCGAGGACGGACACGGCGCCGCCGGTCTTCCCGGTGGCGCCAAGGCCGCCCTTGAGGCCGTCCTGATGGTCCTGGATGAGCCGGCCACGGAGGAGGAGCTCGCCGCGGGGATCGGCCTCACGGTCACCACGGTGCGCTCCCTGCTGGCAGAACTGCAACGCGAGTATGACGGCTATACTGTTAACGCCCCGGATATGGAGAATGCCAGCGCTGCTGGCCTGGGCTCCAGCCCCCGGGGTTTTGAATTGCGGAACATCGCCGGTGGCTGGCGGATCTACTCCCGCGCCGAGTTTGCCGACATCGTGGGCAAGTACGTGCTCGAGGGGCAGACCACCAGGCTTACCCAGGCGGCATTGGAAACACTGGCAGTCATCGCGTACCGCCAACCCGTTTCACGGGCCAGGGTGTCTGCAATTCGCGGAGTCAATGTTGATTCTGTCGTACGGACACTCGCCCAGCGCGGGCTGATCGAGGACGCGGGAACCGATCCCGAGTCCGGCGCAATCCTTTACCGGACCACCTCCTATTTCCTTGAACGGATGGGAATCGGTTCAGTGGGGGAGTTGCCCCAACTGTCGCCGCACCTACCAGGGCTCGACGGGATCGCGGAGTTCTACGACGCCGACAGGATGTAG
- the gcvH gene encoding glycine cleavage system protein GcvH gives MSNIPEDLSYTAEHEWVTAPNADGVVRVGITDFAQDALGDVVYAQMPEAGTKITANEVVGEVESTKSVSDIYAPVSGEVVARNDSLDTDSALINTDPYGDGWLIEVKLAEPDAVESLLSASEYEQQVG, from the coding sequence ATGAGCAACATTCCCGAAGACCTGTCCTACACCGCCGAACATGAGTGGGTTACTGCCCCCAATGCTGACGGCGTTGTCCGCGTGGGAATCACCGATTTTGCCCAGGACGCGCTCGGCGATGTCGTCTACGCCCAGATGCCCGAAGCCGGCACGAAGATTACGGCAAACGAAGTGGTGGGCGAGGTCGAATCCACCAAGAGCGTGAGCGACATCTACGCACCCGTTTCCGGCGAGGTCGTGGCGCGCAACGATTCGCTGGACACCGATTCGGCCTTGATCAACACCGATCCGTACGGCGACGGCTGGCTCATCGAGGTCAAACTGGCCGAACCTGACGCCGTTGAGTCGCTGCTCAGTGCATCGGAGTACGAACAACAGGTAGGCTAA
- a CDS encoding AAA family ATPase produces the protein MSSEQGSATLEGTEFDLENAVMGPTGRPYREFPEPAPLSSHGPARVIAMVNQKGGVGKTTSTINLAAALAEYGRRVLLVDFDPQGALSAGLGVNPHELDLTVYNVLMDRKVDIRDAIHQTGVDNVDLLPANIDLSAAEVQLVNEVAREQVLDRALKKVEDDYDVVLIDCQPSLGLLTVNALTAAHGVIIPLICEFFALRAVALLVETIDKVQDRLNPRLQVDGVLATMYDARTLHSREVITRLVEAFGDKVFETVIKRSIKFADATVAAEPITSYAGNHVGADAYRRLAKELIARGGAP, from the coding sequence GTGAGCAGCGAACAGGGTTCGGCAACTCTGGAGGGCACGGAATTCGACCTGGAAAACGCGGTGATGGGCCCCACCGGGCGCCCATACCGGGAGTTCCCGGAACCCGCGCCGCTGTCCTCCCACGGCCCGGCCCGCGTCATTGCCATGGTCAACCAGAAGGGTGGCGTCGGAAAGACGACCTCCACCATCAACCTCGCCGCGGCGCTCGCGGAATACGGCCGCCGCGTCCTGTTGGTGGACTTCGATCCCCAGGGTGCCCTCTCGGCGGGCCTTGGAGTCAATCCGCACGAGCTCGACCTCACCGTCTACAACGTCCTGATGGACCGCAAGGTGGACATCCGCGACGCCATCCACCAGACCGGCGTCGACAACGTCGACCTGCTGCCGGCCAACATCGACCTCTCCGCCGCGGAAGTGCAACTGGTCAACGAAGTAGCGCGCGAACAGGTCCTCGACCGTGCGCTGAAGAAGGTCGAAGACGATTACGACGTCGTCCTCATCGACTGCCAGCCGTCCCTCGGCCTCCTGACCGTCAACGCCCTCACCGCAGCACACGGCGTCATCATCCCGCTGATCTGCGAGTTCTTCGCGCTCCGCGCGGTGGCGCTCCTGGTCGAAACCATCGACAAAGTCCAGGACCGGCTGAACCCGCGCCTGCAGGTGGACGGCGTGCTGGCCACCATGTACGACGCCCGCACTCTGCACAGCCGGGAAGTCATCACCCGCCTCGTGGAGGCCTTCGGGGACAAAGTCTTCGAGACCGTCATTAAACGCTCCATCAAGTTCGCCGATGCCACCGTCGCCGCGGAACCCATCACCAGCTACGCAGGGAACCACGTGGGGGCTGACGCCTATCGCCGGCTGGCCAAGGAACTGATCGCCCGCGGCGGCGCACCGTAA
- the der gene encoding ribosome biogenesis GTPase Der, producing the protein MSDTTQTSGHSGAGDDEYVPSGGDQVAERLAAIDDDEAELRAASLRAGLEDYDLDDDDAALLSGHYGDEDLEGPLKLDPVLAIIGRPNVGKSTLVNRILGRREAVVEDTPGVTRDRVMYSANWNGRNFTLVDTGGWEHDARGIHARVAEQAEMAVELADAVLFVVDSAVGATATDEGVMKMLRRSKKPVIMVANKVDDFAQEAESAALWGLGFGEPYPVSALHGRGVADLLDHVMDVLPEFSTVEGVERSGGPRRIALIGRPNVGKSSLLNKLAGSERVVVDNTAGTTRDPVDEFIELGGRTWRFVDTAGIRRRQHMAQGADYYASLRTQAALEKAEVAVVLLAVDEVLSEQDVRILQLAIESGRALVLAFNKWDLLDDERRRYLEREIEQDLAHVEWAPRVNISAKTGWHKDRLVPALDLALENWDRRIPTGRLNAFLGELVAAHPHPVRGGKQPRILFGTQASSRPPKFVLFTTGFLDPGYRRFITRRLRETFGFEGTPIEVSMRVREKRGRKR; encoded by the coding sequence ATGAGCGACACCACCCAGACTTCCGGGCATTCCGGTGCCGGCGACGACGAATACGTACCCTCCGGCGGCGACCAGGTCGCCGAACGGCTGGCGGCAATAGACGACGACGAAGCGGAACTCCGTGCCGCGTCCCTCCGGGCCGGCCTCGAGGACTACGACCTCGATGATGACGATGCCGCCCTGCTCAGCGGGCATTACGGCGACGAAGACCTTGAGGGTCCGCTCAAGCTGGATCCGGTCCTGGCCATCATCGGCCGCCCGAACGTGGGCAAGTCCACGCTGGTGAACCGGATCCTGGGCCGCAGGGAAGCCGTGGTGGAGGACACCCCCGGCGTCACCCGCGACCGCGTCATGTACTCGGCCAACTGGAACGGCCGCAACTTCACCCTGGTGGACACCGGCGGATGGGAGCACGACGCCCGCGGCATCCACGCCCGCGTGGCCGAGCAGGCTGAGATGGCCGTGGAACTTGCCGACGCCGTCCTCTTCGTGGTGGACTCCGCTGTCGGGGCCACCGCCACCGACGAGGGCGTCATGAAGATGCTGCGCCGCAGCAAGAAGCCGGTCATCATGGTGGCCAACAAGGTGGACGACTTCGCCCAGGAAGCGGAGAGCGCCGCACTGTGGGGCCTCGGCTTCGGCGAACCGTACCCGGTATCCGCACTGCACGGGCGCGGGGTGGCCGACCTCCTGGACCACGTCATGGACGTCCTCCCGGAATTCTCCACCGTCGAGGGCGTGGAGCGCTCCGGCGGTCCCCGCCGCATCGCCCTGATCGGCCGCCCCAACGTGGGCAAGTCCTCCCTGCTGAACAAGCTCGCCGGCTCCGAACGCGTGGTGGTGGACAATACTGCCGGCACCACCCGTGACCCCGTGGACGAATTCATCGAACTCGGCGGCCGCACGTGGCGATTCGTGGACACCGCCGGCATCCGCCGCCGCCAGCACATGGCGCAGGGGGCGGACTACTACGCCTCCCTGCGGACGCAGGCCGCGCTCGAGAAGGCAGAGGTCGCCGTCGTCCTCCTCGCAGTGGACGAGGTCCTCAGCGAACAGGACGTCCGCATCCTGCAGCTCGCCATCGAGTCCGGACGAGCACTGGTGCTGGCATTCAACAAGTGGGACCTGCTCGACGACGAACGCCGCCGCTACCTGGAACGGGAAATCGAGCAGGACCTTGCCCACGTCGAGTGGGCTCCGCGGGTCAACATCTCCGCCAAGACCGGCTGGCACAAGGACCGCCTGGTTCCGGCCCTGGACCTGGCACTGGAGAACTGGGACCGGCGCATCCCCACCGGACGCCTGAATGCCTTCCTCGGCGAACTCGTGGCCGCGCACCCGCACCCGGTCCGGGGCGGCAAGCAGCCACGCATCCTTTTCGGTACCCAGGCCTCCAGCCGGCCGCCGAAGTTCGTGCTGTTCACCACCGGTTTCCTGGACCCCGGCTACCGCCGGTTCATTACCCGTCGGCTGCGCGAAACTTTCGGATTCGAAGGCACTCCCATCGAGGTCAGCATGCGCGTGCGCGAGAAGCGCGGCCGGAAGCGTTAA
- a CDS encoding FHA domain-containing protein: MAGHRHNPADGDYGTGAAKASETTSIHLTPVTDEPTIAPRLSSDERNSVEALPAGSALLVAHSGPNAGARFLLDSDVTTAGRHPDADIFLDDVTVSRRHVEFRRTARSFEVVDKNSLNGTYVNHDRVDSVELKSGSEVQIGKFRLTFYLSPATAAGRS, encoded by the coding sequence ATGGCTGGCCACAGACACAACCCTGCCGATGGGGATTACGGCACGGGTGCGGCTAAGGCGTCGGAGACCACCTCAATCCATCTCACCCCCGTCACCGATGAACCCACCATCGCCCCGAGGCTTTCCTCGGACGAGCGCAACTCCGTGGAGGCCCTGCCTGCCGGTTCCGCGCTGCTGGTGGCCCACAGCGGCCCGAACGCCGGTGCCCGGTTCCTGCTGGATTCGGACGTGACCACAGCCGGCCGCCATCCGGATGCGGATATCTTCCTGGACGACGTCACGGTCTCGCGCCGGCACGTCGAATTCCGGCGCACCGCGCGCAGTTTCGAAGTCGTGGACAAGAACAGCCTCAACGGCACCTACGTCAACCACGACCGGGTGGACAGCGTTGAGCTCAAGTCCGGCAGCGAAGTCCAGATCGGCAAGTTCCGCCTCACCTTCTACCTGAGCCCTGCCACGGCTGCAGGCCGCAGCTGA
- a CDS encoding pseudouridine synthase, producing the protein MTQAGRQGSPRNGSGRGGNDRNASQRGNSPQRGNQGGGSRGGAAKRASAFGGDRPQRAPKPREERFIDPDLAGDQQGRAAGGSKPATPSSRKPAARKPGAKKAPGTPGAPKPKPRTGAPGAAASRAFGSERFGQNLGPVRKPARRKGPRGNVPQSELHDADGVRLQKVMASAGVASRRVCEEMIAEGRVEVDGQVVTELGVRIDPKTAVIHVDGLRIQLDENLVYMVFNKPKGVVSTMEDPEGRPCISDFLKNNKNTGERLFHVGRLDVATEGLLLLTNDGELANRLTHPSYEVPKTYLVQVRGPFPQGVGAQLKAGVELEDGFASVDSFRLVDSTPGHVLIEVVLHSGKNRIVRRLFDAVGFPVQRLVRVKVGPIGLGDQRQGSIRNLGKQEVGHLLASVGL; encoded by the coding sequence ATGACACAGGCGGGACGCCAGGGTTCACCACGTAACGGATCAGGACGCGGAGGGAACGACCGCAACGCGTCACAGCGCGGGAATTCACCCCAGCGCGGCAACCAGGGCGGAGGCTCCCGGGGCGGAGCAGCAAAGCGCGCGTCCGCCTTCGGCGGCGACCGCCCGCAGCGGGCACCCAAGCCGCGCGAGGAACGCTTCATCGACCCCGACCTGGCGGGGGACCAGCAGGGGCGCGCAGCCGGTGGCTCCAAGCCGGCCACGCCGTCGTCGCGCAAGCCCGCTGCCCGCAAGCCGGGGGCCAAGAAGGCGCCCGGAACTCCCGGCGCACCCAAGCCCAAGCCCCGCACCGGCGCGCCCGGCGCGGCAGCCTCCCGCGCCTTCGGCAGCGAACGCTTCGGCCAGAACCTCGGCCCGGTCCGCAAACCTGCCCGCAGGAAAGGCCCCCGCGGAAACGTTCCCCAGTCCGAACTCCACGATGCCGACGGCGTCCGCCTCCAGAAAGTGATGGCGTCAGCAGGGGTCGCCTCCCGGCGCGTCTGCGAAGAGATGATTGCGGAAGGCCGGGTGGAAGTGGACGGCCAGGTGGTCACCGAGCTCGGTGTCCGCATCGACCCCAAGACCGCCGTCATCCACGTTGACGGCCTGCGGATCCAGCTGGACGAGAACCTGGTCTACATGGTGTTCAACAAGCCCAAGGGCGTGGTGTCCACCATGGAGGACCCGGAGGGCCGCCCCTGCATCAGCGACTTCCTGAAGAACAACAAGAACACCGGCGAACGTCTCTTCCACGTGGGCCGGCTGGACGTCGCCACCGAGGGACTGCTGCTGCTGACGAACGACGGCGAACTCGCCAACCGGCTAACCCACCCCTCCTACGAGGTACCCAAGACGTACCTGGTCCAGGTGCGCGGGCCGTTCCCGCAGGGTGTTGGTGCCCAGTTGAAGGCCGGCGTCGAGCTCGAGGACGGTTTCGCTTCCGTCGATTCCTTCCGGCTGGTGGACTCCACACCCGGCCATGTGCTGATCGAGGTGGTGCTCCACTCGGGCAAGAACCGGATTGTCCGCCGCCTCTTCGACGCCGTCGGGTTCCCGGTCCAGCGTCTGGTCCGCGTTAAGGTGGGCCCCATCGGACTCGGAGACCAGCGCCAGGGCAGCATCCGCAACCTGGGCAAGCAGGAAGTCGGCCACCTGCTGGCATCCGTAGGGCTCTGA
- a CDS encoding DNA-formamidopyrimidine glycosylase family protein, with amino-acid sequence MPELPEVAGLATFLDEQLRGCTISRLQIVSFAVLKTADPPFTALEGQAVSGVRRFGKFISIDTAGVSLVFHLARAGWVRFTDSPADSQLRMGKGLIAVRCIFSGPDGPRGLDLTEAGTKKSLAVYVVRDPQDVPGIAALGPDPFTEAFDAGMLAEILQGSSQQIKGLLRSQSVIAGIGNAYSDEILHAARISPFAIAKSLDRETVRVLYDAIHSVLGEAMAEARGKPPKDLKDVKRSHMRVHARAGQPCPVCGDTVREVSFADTALQYCPTCQTKGKILADRRTSKFLK; translated from the coding sequence ATGCCGGAACTGCCCGAAGTAGCCGGCCTGGCCACGTTCCTGGACGAACAACTGCGGGGGTGCACGATCTCCAGGCTGCAGATCGTCTCCTTCGCCGTGCTCAAGACCGCCGACCCGCCTTTCACCGCCCTCGAGGGCCAGGCTGTTTCCGGGGTCCGCCGGTTCGGAAAATTCATCAGCATCGATACCGCGGGCGTGTCGCTGGTGTTCCACCTGGCGCGCGCGGGCTGGGTGCGCTTCACCGACTCCCCCGCAGACAGCCAGCTCAGGATGGGCAAGGGACTGATAGCGGTCCGGTGCATCTTCTCCGGCCCGGACGGACCGCGTGGCCTGGACCTGACCGAAGCGGGGACGAAGAAGAGCCTGGCGGTCTACGTGGTCCGCGATCCGCAGGATGTTCCGGGCATTGCGGCCCTGGGTCCCGATCCCTTCACGGAGGCATTCGACGCCGGCATGCTGGCGGAGATCCTGCAGGGCAGTTCGCAGCAGATCAAGGGACTCCTGCGAAGCCAAAGCGTCATTGCCGGCATCGGGAATGCTTACAGTGACGAAATCCTGCACGCCGCCCGGATCTCCCCGTTCGCCATTGCCAAGTCCCTGGACCGGGAGACGGTGCGGGTGCTCTATGACGCCATCCACAGCGTGCTGGGTGAGGCCATGGCGGAAGCGCGCGGCAAGCCGCCCAAAGACCTCAAGGACGTCAAACGAAGCCACATGCGGGTGCACGCCCGCGCCGGCCAGCCCTGCCCCGTCTGCGGCGACACCGTCCGTGAAGTCTCCTTTGCGGACACGGCGCTGCAGTACTGCCCCACCTGCCAGACCAAGGGCAAGATCCTGGCGGACCGGAGGACGTCGAAGTTCCTGAAGTAG
- a CDS encoding bifunctional nuclease family protein produces MIEVEIVGVRIELPSNQPLVLLKEMHGERHVPIWIGTPEASAIALAQQGVVPPRPMTHDLLVDVVESLGHSVVSVNIVAVEDNIFYGQLQFENGTTVSSRASDALAIALRAKCRIWCADSVMDEAGVRITEHDEGEDTEPGPTVDEEREMRRFREFLDDVEPEDFDG; encoded by the coding sequence ATGATTGAAGTAGAGATCGTAGGCGTTCGCATCGAACTGCCGTCCAACCAGCCGCTGGTCCTGCTCAAGGAGATGCACGGCGAACGCCACGTCCCCATCTGGATCGGCACGCCTGAGGCCAGTGCCATTGCCCTTGCCCAGCAGGGCGTCGTCCCGCCCCGGCCCATGACCCACGACCTCCTCGTGGATGTAGTGGAGTCGCTGGGGCACTCCGTGGTCAGCGTCAACATCGTGGCCGTGGAGGACAACATTTTCTACGGCCAACTGCAGTTCGAGAACGGAACCACCGTCAGCTCCCGGGCTTCCGACGCCCTGGCCATCGCGCTCCGTGCCAAGTGCCGGATCTGGTGCGCCGATTCGGTCATGGACGAGGCAGGTGTCCGCATCACCGAGCACGACGAGGGGGAGGACACCGAGCCCGGGCCCACGGTCGATGAAGAGCGCGAAATGCGCCGCTTCCGTGAGTTCCTTGACGACGTGGAGCCTGAGGATTTCGACGGCTAA